Proteins encoded in a region of the Drosophila sechellia strain sech25 chromosome 2L, ASM438219v1, whole genome shotgun sequence genome:
- the LOC6617388 gene encoding coiled-coil domain-containing protein 96, producing MTFTYKELIDVAIGSPESGHVNFYALHVLLTCFAQRLEVLDEVVEQEDYMVANVRLQSSLLTLGNTSKFRLFAGADTEEGAAAEPAAEPPAEEAEAPPAPVEEPPAAEPAPEPAPEPAPEPAPEEPAPQEPAPEEAAPVEAAAPTPEPVGSNHEPTPSATPAPEEHPPSEPEADTSKAPMDVPAEAKGEELAPQASRVSSRSSGRDKSHSQTDGSLTNNLLRLERRLSKIELQKEQATMEVQQFVSNLTSQLKITMEQVNNMTHLLIDRKPNPQRFKLLRHIAKQLRVLMVTTGDEVSVSWSSGDIVDGVEEEGLSEEEVPVESSAPTEVEKPEEEEELELEQPLCYSPEKMLTELLDLKSQFCALTNKVNELAAALLKQDSQRLMDQMKDLSETVRDIKLYMASNKEATNSMSTRLNDCVYQIQVLKKSASHLDEVKIDKTEVELLLAEKVDFQQLATKVSLEQLEEYKARLEQMFCEVRHIVSLNEKNVLQIIDNLRMTLGIDALELSLKDFREMIERRVQIIAEALQKYMEMTNDDCAAAAGRVKVMQDLACLACDTTCVMRTVERSKVPSLPNAKGSTGLGPIVTYELGQIRKSGIMGYYRKDEFPHSTSAWTKGASGVPMVKCTPRHAGGSHTTHTADEHMQKVILSKKTSGWT from the exons ATGACTTTTACGTATAAGGAACTCATAGATGTTGCCATTGGGTCCCCGGAATCAGGACACGTTAACTTTTACGCTTTGCATGTCCTGCTCACGTGCTTTGCCCAGCGATTGGAGGTCCTCGATGAGGTTGTCGAGCAGGAAGACTACATGGTGGCCAATGTGCGTTTGCAAAGCAGTTTAC TGACCTTGGGTAACACCTCGAAGTTCCGTCTTTTCGCCGGTGCGGATACCGAGGAGGGAGCAGCAGCCGAGCCGGCGGCAGAGCCACCAGCCGAGGAGGCAGAGGCACCCCCTGCGCCAGTCGAAGAGCCTCCCGCAGCGGAGCCAGCACCAGAGCCTGCTCCAGAACCTGCTCCAGAGCCTGCTCCAGAGGAACCTGCCCCACAGGAGCCAGCCCCAGAAGAAGCAGCTCCTGTGGAGGCTGCTGCACCAACTCCAGAACCAGTGGGTTCCAACCACGAACCAACTCCATCTGCAACTCCGGCTCCCGAGGAGCATCCTCCTTCAGAGCCCGAGGCAGATACCTCAAAAGCACCAATGGATGTGCCTGCCGAGGCcaagggagaggagctggctCCGCAGGCCTCACGGGTCTCCTCGAGATCCTCCGGTCGCGACAAGTCGCACAGTCAAACGGACGGATCTCTTACCAATAATCTATTGCGTCTCGAAAGACGCCTCTCCAAGATTGAACTGCAGAAGGAGCAGGCCACCATGGAGGTTCAGCAGTTTGTGAGCAATCTCACCAGCCAGCTGAAGATTACGATGGAGCAGGTGAACAATATGACCCACTTGCTGATCGATCGCAAGCCGAACCCGCAGAGGTTTAAGTTACTCCGTCACATAGCCAAGCAGTTGAGGGTCCTGATGGTGACGACTGGTGATGAGGTTTCTGTGAGTTGGTCGAGTGGGGACATAGTGGACGGTGTCGAAGAGGAGGGCCTGTCAGAGGAGGAGGTGCCAGTGGAGTCTAGTGCGCCCACGGAGGTGGAGAAGCCTGAGGAAGAGGAGGAACTTGAATTGGAACAGCCCCTTTGCTATTCGCCGGAGAAAATGCTTACTGAGCTTCTAGACCTCAAGTCGCAATTCTGTGCGCTGACCAACAAAGTTAATGAACTCGCTGCAGCCTTGCTGAAACAGGACTCCCAGAGACTGATGGACCAGATGAAGGATCTATCGGAAACAGTGCGGGATATTAAGCTCTACATGGCCAGCAACAAGGAGGCTACCAATAGCATGTCGACTCGCCTCAATGACTGCGTATACCAGATACAAGTCCTGAAGAAATCGGCATCCCATTTGGATGAGGTGAAGATTGACAAGACCGAGGTGGAGCTTTTATTGGCCGAGAAGGTGGACTTCCAGCAGTTGGCCACTAAAGTGTCCCTGGAGCAACTGGAGGAGTACAAGGCGAGGTTGGAGCAGATGTTCTGCGAGGTACGCCACATTGTGAGTTTGAACGAGAAGAACGTCCTGCAGATCATCGACAATCTGCGAATGACACTGGGCATCGATGCATTGGAGCTGAGTCTCAAGGACTTCCGGGAGATGATCGAGCGGCGGGTGCAGATCATAGCCGAGGCACTCCAGAAGTACATGGAGATGACCAACGATGACTGTGCCGCAGCTGCCGGAAGAGTCAAGGTCATGCAGGATCTGGCCTGCTTGGCCTGCGACACCACCTGCGTAATGCGAACTGTGGAGCGATCCAAGGTGCCCTCGCTGCCCAATGCGAAGGGTTCCACCGGCCTGGGTCCCATTGTCACCTACGAACTGGGCCAGATCCGCAAGTCGGGCATCATGGGATACTATCGCAAGGACGAGTTCCCACACTCCACCAGTGCGTGGACCAAAGGAGCCTCCGGTGTTCCCATGGTCAAGTGCACTCCGCGTCACGCGGGCGGAAGTCACACCACCCACACCGCGGATGAGCACATGCAGAAGGTCATTCTGTCCAAAAAGACCAGCGGTTGGACATAA
- the LOC6617389 gene encoding rab3 GTPase-activating protein catalytic subunit, protein MAEEIDDNEFYRENFSADSDWEVFNAQLGEILQKWDVSADSETRNLKSEEIFSCNWKVERESLDMLRNGIEVEYHQAILEDEELARAEAKESTCLQRTSCHHDLMSTGNSFGPPIRSSQELHILARIYGLRRFIVLHPVNPTLNYMKSTSEFNFFLSAVAVVSAEVQSVVPIFVQIYDPKWNYYTGVALAPALRTNFRLIGLEKAPPECRFLMGLLTLFREKVPTSYSQAAMISVCITYALDTMRTRMPMYVPFDHGLSSEDIVVTGEVSHLEVQQFCALPHGYKPESRTEIYLVYTWPELSEHVAFDSEQRSDFVPSKAPLGKIYLSVEASSYLSCCLRDYQSVAEVTRSLESFVGRNFSGTSSGAEAASNPLDRITEHKLTKRRERSFELPAQAGLTKRLPGPMTESELSELLAYLFPDMHPEMALFPYAKKNFTDKFDPMRIKSAVPDSLVCRLSCLLATCHAHLGSVEGMAQVWAAFTRQLRLLWDNSLTVPGISAGFPDTRTCLLHQKLQMLNVCVERRVQREANSKRKSEGMVGKASSEEEEDEDDDEGEFFDCDDLTAGAGSPTKAVLSLKPEGRLRRLNNERLLEELDEYLYIPDTQEPVPKTEDQLQDDAEVMLKLGPGSGLTTQMMCTSLLSDMEAFKAANPRGIMEDFIRWYSPKDWEEVTDELGQVKHQLSIRMTTEGNTWQKVWEQAQAVPVSRQKRLFDDTNEALKVLHYLETRKMHEIYNLTIIPLLHSAILKLADILSNAKLEDLFSSQIGKLLSDLCRLSRSHSDDLPPVKPLLDDLAELERRFYQFKCFEQLSGYPKRSSLQQVKLQFEEILRNDNCCTIVNRRLTAAGDGTLYDILIPKLEEDMAERLISKDYIIRLDGNTKTPEKGLYLGPQFMRAIVTGEKLRLCGAFTESTAFV, encoded by the exons ATGGCCGAAGAAATCGACGATAACGAGTTTTACCGGGAGAACTTCAGTGCGGATTCCGACTGGGAGGTGTTCAATGCCCAGCTGGGCGAGATCCTCCAGAAATGGGACGTATCGGCGGATTCCGAGACCAGAAATCTCAAATCTGAAGAAATCTTCAGCTGCAATTGGAAGGTGGAGCGGGAAAGTCTGGACATGTTGAGGAATGGCATTGAAGTGGAGTATCACCAGGCCATCCTGGAGGATGAGGAACTCGCCAGAGCGGAGGCCAAGGAGAGCACCTGCCTGCAACGCACCAGTTGCCACCATGATCTCATGTCGACTGGGAATAGCTTTGGTCCTCCAATAAGAAGCTCACAGGAGCTGCACATTCTGGCCAGGATCTACGGGCTAAGGAGGTTCATTGTCCTGCACCCCGTGAATCCCACTCTTAACTACATGAAGTCCACCTCGGAGTTCAACTTCTTCCTGAGCGCCGTCGCCGTTGTTTCTGCCGAAGTTCAGAGCGTGGTGCCCATCTTCGTCCAGATCTACGATCCCAAATGGAATTACTACACGGGCGTGGCCCTGGCGCCTGCTCTAAGGACCAATTTCAGGCTGATTGGACTGGAGAAAGCCCCTCCAGAATGTCGGTTTCTGATGGGTCTGCTTACCCTGTTCAGGGAGAAGGTACCCACTTCCTACTCACAGGCGGCCATGATCTCAGTGTGCATCACCTACGCTCTGGACACCATGCGCACTCGCATGCCCATGTACGTGCCCTTCGACCACGGCCTCAGCTCCGAGGATATCGTAGTGACTGGAGAAGTGTCGCACCTGGAAGTACAGCAGTTCTGTGCCCTCCCACATGGCTATAAGCCCGAGTCACGCACGGAAATCTACCTGGTCTACACCTGGCCAGAGTTGTCCGAGCACGTGGCCTTCGATAGCGAACAGAGGAGCGACTTTGTGCCCTCCAAAGCTCCGCTGGGTAAAATCTACCTCTCGGTTGAGGCCTCGTCATATCTCTCCTGCTGCTTGAGAGATTACCAATCGGTGGCCGAGGTTACCAGGTCCCTGGAGTCCTTCGTGGGCAGAAACTTCTCCGGCACTAGCAGCGGAGCAGAGGCCGCGTCCAATCCCTTGGACCGCATCACGGAGCACAAGCTGACCAAGCGTAGGGAACGCAGCTTTGAGTTGCCGGCGCAGGCGGGATTAACAAAGCGACTACCTGGTCCCATGACCGAAAGCGAGTTGAGCGAGCTCTTGGCGTATCTGTTCCCCGATATGCATCCCGAGATGGCCTTGTTCCCCTACGCCAAAAAGAACTTCACGGATAAG TTCGACCCCATGCGGATTAAGAGTGCCGTTCCCGATTCGTTGGTCTGTCGCCTCAGCTGCCTGCTGGccacctgccacgcccacctggGCAGCGTCGAGGGCATGGCCCAGGTGTGGGCGGCCTTCACCCGCCAGCTCCGTTTGCTGTGGGATAACTCGCTCACAGTGCCCGG AATTTCCGCTGGCTTTCCCGACACGCGCACCTGCCTCCTCCACCAGAAACTACAGATGCTCAACGTTTGCGTGGAGCGTCGCGTGCAACGGGAGGCGAATAGCAAAAGAAAATCCGAGGGAATGGTGGGAAAAGCCAGTTCCGAGGAGGAAGAGGatgaggacgacgacgagggCGAGTTCTTTGACTGCGATGATCTGACTGCCGGTGCGGGCTCACCCACAAAAGCAGTTCTTAGTCTGAAACCAGAAGGTCGCCTCAGGCGTTTGAACAACGAGCGATTGCTGGAGGAGCTCGATGAGTATCTGTATATCCCAGATACCCAGGAGCCCGTTCCAAAGACCGAGGATCAGCTACAGGACGATGCCGAAGTTATGCTTAAGCTGGGACCAGGTTCGGGCCTAACCACTCAAATGATGTGTACTTCATTGCTCTCCGATATGGAAGCCTTCAAGGCCGCCAATCCCAGGGGCATTATGGAGGACTTTATACGCTGGTACAGCCCAAAAGACTGGGAGGAGGTCACTGATG aattggGCCAGGTGAAGCATCAACTTAGTATTCGGATGACCACTGAGGGCAACACCTGGCAGAAGGTCTGGGAACAGGCTCAAGCCGTTCCAGTTAGCAGGCAAAAAAGGCTATTCGACGACACTAACGAAGCTCTGAAAGTTCTTCACTATTTGGAGACCCGAAAAATGCATGAGATTTACAATCTGACCATAATTCCCCTACTGCATTCAGCAATACTAAAACTGGCT GACATCCTAAGCAACGCCAAACTGGAAGATTTGTTTAGCTCCCAGATCGGGAAACTTCTCAGCGATCTCTGTCGTCTCTCACGATCCCATTCGGATGATCTTCCGCCAGTAAAACCCTTATTGGATGACCTGGCCGAGTTGGAGCGTCGGTTCTACCAGTTCAAGTGCTTCGAACAGCTATCGGGATATCCGAAAAGAAGCTCCCTTCAGCAAGTGAAACTTCAGTTCGAGGAGATCCTTCGCAATGACAACTGTTGCACGATTGTAAATCGAAGACTGACTGCAGCTGGCGATGGCACTTTGTATGACATACTCATACCCAAACTGGAGGAGGACATGGCGGAGCGGCTAATAAGCAAGGATTACATCATTCGGTTGGACGGGAACACAAAGACCCCAGAGAAGGGTCTATATTTGGGCCCACAGTTCATGAGGGCCATTGTAACCGGGGAGAAGCTGAGACTTTGTGGAGCGTTTACAGAAAGTACGGCGTTTGTCTAA